A region of Tolypothrix sp. NIES-4075 DNA encodes the following proteins:
- the dxr gene encoding 1-deoxy-D-xylulose-5-phosphate reductoisomerase, translating to MKAITLLGSTGSIGTQTLDIVSQYPDQFRIVGLASGRNVELLAAQIRQFRPSIAAICDEDKLPALKEAIADLDPQPILLAGEAGVIEVARYGEAQTVVTGIVGCAGLLPTIAAIEAGKDIALANKETLIAGAPVVLPLVEKHNVKLLPADSEHSAIFQCLQGVPKGGLRRILLTASGGAFRDWDVAKLADVTVADAIKHPNWSMGRKITVDSATLMNKGLEVIEAHFLFGMDYENIDIVIHPQSIIHSLIELQDTSVLAQLGWADMRLPLLYALSFPDRIYTDWQQLDLVKAGNLTFREPDHQKYPCMKLAYAVGKAGGSMPAVLNAANEQAVALFLDEKIRFLDIARCIESVCDRFRDDNSANPSLDDIVAADKWARLEVLAATENFDARSRIISLR from the coding sequence ATGAAAGCGATTACTCTGCTTGGTTCCACTGGCTCTATCGGTACTCAGACTTTAGATATTGTCTCGCAGTATCCGGATCAGTTTCGGATTGTGGGATTGGCATCTGGGCGCAATGTAGAATTGTTAGCGGCTCAGATTCGGCAGTTTCGACCAAGTATAGCAGCGATTTGTGATGAAGATAAATTACCTGCACTCAAAGAAGCGATCGCTGACCTCGATCCCCAACCAATTTTACTTGCAGGTGAAGCTGGAGTAATTGAAGTTGCTCGCTACGGTGAGGCTCAAACTGTTGTCACCGGTATCGTTGGTTGTGCTGGTTTGCTACCTACCATTGCTGCCATCGAAGCTGGTAAAGACATTGCTTTGGCAAACAAAGAAACTTTAATCGCCGGCGCTCCTGTAGTTCTACCGTTAGTTGAGAAACATAACGTTAAATTATTACCAGCAGATTCCGAGCATTCGGCTATATTTCAGTGCTTGCAAGGTGTTCCCAAAGGTGGTTTGCGGCGGATTCTGCTCACTGCTTCTGGTGGTGCTTTCCGTGATTGGGATGTAGCAAAGTTAGCAGATGTGACTGTTGCCGACGCTATCAAGCATCCGAATTGGTCGATGGGTCGGAAAATTACGGTAGATTCTGCTACTTTGATGAATAAGGGATTGGAAGTGATTGAAGCGCACTTCCTTTTTGGGATGGATTATGAAAATATTGATATTGTCATTCATCCCCAAAGTATTATTCACTCGCTGATTGAGCTGCAAGATACGTCAGTTTTAGCTCAATTAGGCTGGGCTGATATGCGCTTACCTTTACTGTATGCTTTATCTTTTCCCGATCGCATCTACACTGATTGGCAACAACTAGATTTGGTAAAAGCCGGAAATTTGACTTTCCGTGAACCAGATCACCAAAAATATCCTTGTATGAAACTAGCTTACGCTGTGGGGAAAGCTGGTGGATCTATGCCTGCGGTATTGAATGCTGCAAATGAACAAGCTGTAGCGTTATTTTTAGATGAAAAAATTCGCTTTTTAGATATTGCTAGATGTATTGAATCGGTATGCGATCGCTTTAGAGATGATAACTCTGCCAATCCTTCTTTAGATGATATTGTCGCAGCTGATAAATGGGCAAGACTTGAAGTGTTAGCAGCAACTGAAAATTTCGATGCGCGATCGCGTATCATTTCTTTACGATAA
- a CDS encoding IS630 family transposase (programmed frameshift), translated as MGARIRVFLTREQDKTLLNLRTADVPQKVKDRAEVVRLNAHGWYVEKIAAHFNWTPQTVREVLHKWEKLGIQGLWEKSGRGGKTKYNEEDIIFLEECLKTEPRTYNSLQLAQKLERDRHIKLSPDRLRRVLKKGVIWKRARKSHKGKQDPIVREKKQADLDMLQLAAAAGEIDLKYLDESGFCAWSEPSYTYYHRGEQKHLEQTQRRGRRLSIIGFFQPLISFIYGLVIGGVSRKSYIEMMELEALDAQNIGRMRVIVQDNGPIHRCQQVQQLWSKWERMGLYIFFLPKYCSQMNPIELEWQHLKKDELAGKMFDDELQLAYAVIDGIQTRGEKGNHSTQRIKFNSNSCG; from the exons ATGGGCGCTCGCATCAGGGTATTTCTAACTCGTGAGCAAGACAAAACCCTTTTAAACCTAAGAACTGCGGATGTACCACAGAAAGTGAAAGACAGAGCAGAGGTAGTCAGGTTAAACGCACATGGCTGGTACGTGGAAAAAATAGCTGCTCATTTCAATTGGACTCCTCAAACGGTAAGAGAAGTTTTACATAAATGGGAAAAGCTTGGTATACAAGGGCTTTGGGAAAAATCGGGTCGAGGGGGTAAAACGAAGTATAACGAAGAAGACATCATATTTTTGGAAGAATGTTTGAAAACAGAACCACGCACATACAACAGTCTTCAATTAGCCCAAAAATTAGAACGCGATCGCCACATTAAACTGAGTCCCGATAGATTAAGACGGGTACTC AAAAAGGGGGTGATTTGGAAAAGAGCCAGAAAGAGTCATAAAGGAAAACAAGACCCCATAGTACGTGAGAAAAAGCAGGCAGACTTAGATATGCTGCAACTAGCTGCTGCTGCCGGAGAAATAGACCTAAAATATTTAGACGAATCAGGGTTTTGTGCCTGGAGTGAGCCTAGTTACACTTATTACCACCGAGGAGAGCAAAAACACTTGGAACAAACCCAGCGTCGTGGTCGCAGATTAAGTATTATTGGGTTTTTTCAACCTTTAATCAGTTTTATTTACGGTTTGGTTATTGGGGGTGTTAGTCGTAAATCTTACATTGAGATGATGGAGCTTGAAGCTCTTGATGCCCAAAACATAGGACGCATGAGAGTAATAGTGCAGGACAACGGTCCAATACATCGATGTCAACAGGTACAACAGTTATGGTCAAAGTGGGAACGGATGGGTTTGTACATCTTCTTTTTGCCTAAATATTGCTCTCAAATGAACCCGATTGAATTGGAATGGCAACACCTTAAAAAAGATGAACTAGCGGGAAAAATGTTTGATGACGAGCTACAACTTGCCTATGCCGTAATTGATGGTATTCAAACTAGAGGGGAAAAAGGAAACCATAGTACACAACGTATTAAATTTAACTCTAATAGCTGTGGTTAA
- a CDS encoding DUF1815 family protein — MFLRLAQQHRQFVQDLVMSLQALATVLERRGYLASCYTCGDQMNSASFMVSLGDNHLIRFLVSDYGITWTEMRDDRELMKLEGAEAINQLQELANIVKQPMQTSTGNKTLAKKC, encoded by the coding sequence GTGTTTCTAAGACTAGCGCAACAACATCGGCAATTCGTTCAAGACTTGGTAATGAGCCTGCAAGCCTTGGCAACTGTACTTGAGCGACGTGGATATCTGGCATCTTGCTACACCTGCGGCGACCAGATGAATAGTGCTTCGTTTATGGTTAGTTTGGGCGACAATCATCTGATTCGCTTTTTGGTATCTGATTACGGGATCACTTGGACGGAGATGCGGGACGATCGCGAATTAATGAAGTTGGAAGGTGCAGAAGCAATCAACCAACTACAGGAACTTGCCAATATTGTCAAGCAACCTATGCAAACTTCAACAGGTAACAAAACTCTAGCCAAGAAGTGTTAA
- a CDS encoding M48 family metallopeptidase: MPTYTGISSEAFRHPLDRQAEEALRNLPGFDLIARKFVEFVYERPQLVYLMGNTIQVGPRQYSTIYQMFRESVRDLDIICEPALFVSQNAQANSYALGQEHPYIVINTGILDLLNEAEIRAVLAHELGHIKCGHTILIQMAMWAMSAANALGRWTFGASNFVTPALIYAFFEWRRKAELSADRAALLVMDDLNTVMSSMMKVAGGSSKYAHECSLQEFIRQSENYQADEDVLNQVYKFLMYNGAQGEMLSHPFPVERLHYLREWAVSEEYQQIKKGNYMRSPAEGAVNVGVQTPQNQEAENLRRKIEELQREINKMKKGTGD; encoded by the coding sequence ATGCCTACATACACAGGAATTTCCAGCGAAGCCTTCAGGCATCCACTGGATCGCCAAGCCGAGGAAGCTTTACGAAATTTACCCGGATTTGATTTGATTGCTCGTAAATTTGTGGAATTTGTCTACGAACGCCCTCAGTTAGTCTATCTAATGGGCAACACCATCCAGGTCGGGCCGCGTCAATATTCCACTATTTACCAGATGTTTCGGGAATCCGTGCGAGATTTGGACATAATCTGTGAACCTGCACTGTTTGTCTCACAAAATGCCCAAGCAAATAGTTATGCTTTGGGGCAGGAGCATCCTTACATAGTCATAAATACAGGGATTTTAGACTTATTGAACGAAGCCGAGATTCGGGCGGTGCTAGCCCATGAACTGGGGCATATTAAATGTGGTCATACTATTTTAATTCAAATGGCGATGTGGGCGATGAGTGCCGCTAATGCCTTAGGTAGGTGGACTTTTGGCGCTAGTAATTTTGTTACACCAGCTTTAATTTATGCCTTTTTTGAATGGCGGCGCAAAGCCGAGTTATCCGCCGATCGCGCCGCGCTTTTGGTGATGGATGATTTAAATACGGTCATGTCTTCGATGATGAAAGTAGCTGGCGGTAGCAGCAAATATGCCCACGAATGCAGTTTACAAGAGTTTATCCGTCAGTCAGAAAATTATCAGGCTGATGAAGATGTGCTTAATCAAGTGTATAAATTCTTAATGTATAACGGCGCACAAGGCGAGATGCTCAGTCATCCTTTCCCCGTAGAGCGCTTGCACTATCTACGTGAGTGGGCAGTATCAGAAGAATATCAGCAAATAAAAAAAGGAAATTATATGCGATCGCCTGCTGAGGGTGCCGTTAATGTAGGGGTACAAACACCGCAAAATCAAGAGGCAGAAAATTTACGCCGGAAAATTGAAGAATTGCAACGAGAAATTAACAAAATGAAAAAAGGGACTGGCGACTAG
- a CDS encoding helicase C-terminal domain-containing protein, producing the protein MIEAEVHLSLHNFLRSQAGFPSWPHHLTMARLVARALRTGRSALIQVGAVCGYQGRYRTSFVASALIWHGSVIIVAPEAVQQRLTKVEIPRLQQWLQVSKPIRTGDAFPKDGFQGLFLTSPEAWLKAQLTFTDDFPVGIPTIIDGVDDLEDWVRHQLKREIQPHDWDQLMLACPYQVDLIREVRVQLTRELFQHPANPYECYLISQPEAEILSRLYSALDPAMLPDVWKHFAQVFQNNNENLSSPISPLPPSPPPLLWATIARRQGLFSLHYAPIEVGKILMPIWSRQPVVLIGSALEPETEAPIFKARLGLDDLTCLKFSSDSQTEAIQLYLPHKLPLPNTPEFQSAFIHKVRTLLCLSATAPGLIVILVGDVPLKAQVGAILASEFGSRVQVEKTCLDENGILVSGWEFWRSHQGVLPAPKLLIIATLPLPSLENPLVAGRVDYFKRSHQDWFRLYLLPTALNELQRAIAPVRESQGIVALLDSRVVNRSYGTQVLAALSPLARINYLDPSLFSTEDEENSAL; encoded by the coding sequence GTGATTGAGGCAGAAGTTCATTTGTCACTACATAACTTTTTGCGATCGCAGGCGGGTTTCCCTTCCTGGCCCCATCATTTGACGATGGCAAGGTTGGTAGCACGCGCCTTGCGTACCGGACGTAGCGCCTTAATTCAAGTCGGGGCGGTTTGTGGTTATCAAGGGCGATATCGCACTAGTTTTGTAGCATCCGCATTAATTTGGCATGGTTCTGTAATTATTGTTGCCCCAGAAGCAGTGCAGCAACGCCTTACAAAAGTCGAAATTCCCCGACTACAGCAGTGGCTGCAAGTCAGCAAACCGATTAGAACCGGTGACGCTTTCCCCAAAGATGGGTTCCAAGGGCTGTTTCTCACTTCCCCTGAAGCTTGGTTAAAAGCGCAACTAACTTTTACAGATGATTTTCCCGTAGGTATTCCCACAATTATTGATGGTGTGGATGATCTCGAAGATTGGGTGCGTCATCAACTCAAAAGAGAAATTCAACCCCATGACTGGGATCAACTGATGCTAGCTTGCCCATATCAAGTTGATCTGATTCGCGAGGTAAGGGTACAGCTGACACGGGAACTGTTCCAGCATCCGGCTAATCCTTACGAATGTTATCTGATTTCTCAGCCGGAAGCAGAAATTCTCAGCCGTCTTTATTCGGCTTTAGATCCAGCTATGCTTCCAGATGTGTGGAAACACTTCGCTCAGGTATTTCAAAATAATAATGAAAATCTTTCTTCCCCCATTTCCCCCCTTCCCCCCTCCCCCCCTCCCCTCCTCTGGGCGACTATTGCCCGTCGCCAAGGTTTATTTTCTTTACATTACGCGCCAATTGAAGTAGGGAAAATTCTCATGCCAATATGGAGCCGGCAACCTGTGGTGTTGATTGGTAGCGCTTTAGAACCGGAAACTGAGGCTCCTATTTTTAAAGCGCGTTTGGGGTTGGATGATTTAACTTGCTTGAAGTTCTCTTCTGATAGCCAAACAGAAGCGATTCAATTATATTTGCCGCATAAGTTACCTCTACCGAATACGCCGGAATTTCAATCAGCTTTTATTCACAAAGTCCGGACGCTGCTTTGTTTAAGTGCAACTGCCCCAGGATTGATAGTCATACTGGTGGGGGATGTGCCGTTGAAGGCTCAAGTTGGGGCAATTTTGGCATCTGAGTTTGGTTCCAGGGTGCAGGTAGAAAAAACCTGTTTGGATGAAAATGGTATTTTGGTCAGTGGTTGGGAATTTTGGCGATCGCATCAAGGTGTGTTACCTGCACCGAAGCTTTTAATTATTGCGACTTTGCCTTTGCCATCTTTAGAAAATCCGTTGGTGGCTGGCAGGGTTGATTATTTTAAGCGATCGCATCAAGATTGGTTTCGTTTATATTTATTGCCTACTGCTTTAAATGAATTGCAAAGGGCGATCGCTCCGGTGCGAGAAAGTCAAGGTATTGTTGCTTTACTTGACAGTCGTGTGGTAAATCGTAGTTACGGTACTCAAGTTTTGGCTGCCCTTAGTCCCCTAGCACGTATTAACTATCTCGATCCCAGTTTGTTTTCTACAGAAGACGAGGAAAATTCGGCTTTATGA
- a CDS encoding CHAT domain-containing protein — MRPHFYYFSFVIASLLLFPGFGTAFSTKKLVNLNAIPKYNYREVAQALPQKNSRLEVRRLNAEAIKLLGANRSEQALQSLQKALLLTTDTGERWWEAVTLNNIGRVYQKQGQYSQALKSYEQALFINRELDDRVQLGKTYSNIGYLFDVQKRPDLAVFFYKHCLINRELARLVPAALELDPDAYSITVAQTYRTLAERLLRAQGHVSQAQRAMDLLKVEELQQYLLNVPGNQRTAKGIEISPEETPTKEKLDQTLDNAVVMGKELTKLRQISPERRSPQQKQRIAQLVTNQQQLLDRFNDFINSPQVRSQVEHINRTARRQNLDLESLNQIRENLARLPQKAVLVYPLVLPNSLELVLVTADSPPIYRSVAVKRQNLNQTILAFRQALQTPSQNAKKPARQLYDWLIKPIENDLKQAGTQTIIYAPDEQLRYIPLAALYDGTQWLVQRYSINHITAASLTNFNTQPESKLRVLAAAFTKGNYEIRVGNRKFAFSGLPFAAQEVQSLANIVPGTKKILDDAFSLAATVPQLDDYTIVHFATHAAFVTGRPENSFILFGNGDRINLRDIATWSLPRVELVVLSACETGLGGKLGSGEEILGFGYQMQKTGARAAIASLWAVDDGGTETLMTAFYTLLNSSKLPKSEALRQAQIALITGKSPTSKQQNGSNNVPAKVGGSLNHPYYWAPFILIGNGL; from the coding sequence ATGCGTCCTCATTTTTATTATTTCAGTTTTGTTATTGCTAGTTTACTTCTTTTCCCAGGTTTCGGGACGGCATTCTCAACAAAAAAATTAGTAAATTTAAATGCAATTCCAAAGTATAATTACCGAGAAGTCGCTCAGGCATTACCTCAGAAAAATAGCCGCTTGGAGGTCAGGCGGCTAAACGCAGAGGCGATTAAACTATTAGGTGCGAATCGCTCAGAACAAGCATTGCAGTCATTGCAGAAAGCGCTATTACTTACCACAGACACTGGAGAACGCTGGTGGGAAGCGGTGACGCTGAACAATATTGGCAGAGTTTACCAAAAGCAAGGTCAGTATTCACAAGCACTTAAATCTTACGAGCAAGCTTTATTCATTAACAGAGAATTAGACGATCGCGTTCAACTTGGCAAAACCTACAGTAACATCGGTTATCTTTTCGATGTTCAAAAGAGACCAGATTTAGCAGTTTTTTTCTACAAACATTGTCTCATCAACCGTGAGCTCGCACGTCTTGTACCAGCAGCGCTAGAACTAGATCCGGATGCTTACAGCATAACTGTTGCCCAAACATATCGTACTTTGGCTGAAAGATTACTGCGAGCGCAGGGACACGTTTCCCAAGCGCAGCGGGCTATGGATTTACTCAAAGTCGAAGAACTACAACAATATCTCCTGAATGTACCTGGAAATCAACGCACTGCCAAAGGCATTGAAATATCACCAGAGGAAACACCAACGAAAGAAAAGTTGGATCAAACTCTCGATAATGCTGTTGTTATGGGTAAAGAACTGACAAAATTACGTCAAATTTCTCCGGAAAGGCGATCGCCTCAACAAAAACAACGTATCGCTCAACTGGTAACAAATCAACAACAACTTTTAGATCGATTCAACGATTTTATCAATAGTCCTCAGGTGAGATCCCAGGTAGAACATATTAACCGCACCGCAAGAAGGCAAAATTTAGATTTGGAGAGTCTTAACCAAATTCGCGAGAATTTGGCGCGATTACCCCAAAAAGCCGTCCTCGTCTATCCACTAGTTTTACCAAATAGCTTGGAATTGGTGCTAGTAACTGCTGATTCCCCACCAATTTATCGCAGCGTGGCTGTCAAACGCCAAAACCTCAACCAAACAATCTTAGCTTTCCGTCAAGCTTTACAAACTCCCAGTCAAAATGCCAAAAAACCTGCACGTCAGTTGTATGACTGGCTAATTAAACCGATAGAAAACGACTTGAAGCAAGCTGGTACACAAACTATAATTTATGCACCAGATGAACAGTTGCGCTACATTCCTCTAGCGGCTTTATATGATGGTACACAATGGCTAGTGCAGCGCTACAGTATCAATCATATCACCGCTGCCAGCTTAACTAATTTCAACACCCAACCCGAATCTAAATTGCGGGTTTTAGCTGCTGCCTTTACGAAAGGTAATTATGAAATTAGAGTTGGTAATCGAAAGTTTGCTTTTTCCGGTTTGCCCTTTGCAGCGCAGGAAGTGCAAAGCTTGGCAAACATCGTTCCCGGAACCAAGAAAATTTTAGATGATGCCTTCAGCCTTGCCGCCACTGTGCCACAATTGGATGACTATACAATTGTCCATTTTGCCACTCACGCAGCGTTTGTGACGGGTAGACCAGAAAACTCTTTTATTTTATTTGGAAATGGCGATCGCATAAACTTGCGAGATATCGCTACTTGGTCATTACCCCGTGTGGAATTGGTAGTATTAAGTGCCTGCGAAACTGGCTTGGGAGGCAAATTAGGCAGCGGTGAAGAGATTTTAGGCTTTGGCTATCAAATGCAAAAAACTGGCGCTAGGGCAGCGATCGCTTCATTATGGGCTGTCGATGATGGCGGTACAGAAACTTTGATGACTGCTTTTTATACCTTGCTCAATTCAAGTAAGCTGCCAAAATCTGAAGCTTTAAGACAAGCACAAATTGCTTTAATTACCGGAAAATCGCCTACAAGTAAACAGCAAAACGGTAGTAACAACGTACCCGCAAAAGTTGGCGGTAGCCTCAATCATCCTTACTATTGGGCACCCTTCATTTTGATTGGTAATGGGTTATAA
- a CDS encoding DUF2839 domain-containing protein, with protein sequence MGEAKRRKTALGEKYGQETRILPWVPITKTQSEKFVQWTTKGAWIGIVLTVIGWITIRFIGPAFGWWQVV encoded by the coding sequence ATGGGTGAAGCAAAGCGTCGTAAAACTGCTCTGGGAGAAAAATACGGTCAAGAAACTCGCATCTTGCCGTGGGTTCCCATTACCAAAACTCAATCCGAAAAATTTGTCCAATGGACTACTAAAGGTGCCTGGATTGGCATTGTCCTTACAGTTATCGGCTGGATAACAATCCGTTTTATTGGTCCTGCTTTCGGTTGGTGGCAAGTCGTCTAA
- a CDS encoding acyl-CoA thioesterase has translation MSEEKSNQPQLSPTSAIDTPTLRAFENWFEYLIRAQPHHTDYAGVVWHGSYIAWLEEARIECLRSIGIEFADLVALGCDLPVVDLSLRYHRAIRLGMTAVVRTRMSEVTGVRINWDYAIESPDRQELYVTAKVTLVAVDKERGKIMPQLPTTVQDALARLSGSRNN, from the coding sequence ATGTCTGAAGAAAAATCAAATCAACCACAATTATCGCCAACAAGTGCCATTGATACTCCAACCCTGAGGGCATTTGAGAATTGGTTTGAATATCTTATTAGAGCGCAACCCCACCACACTGATTATGCAGGTGTTGTGTGGCACGGTTCTTATATTGCTTGGCTGGAAGAAGCAAGAATAGAATGCTTGCGATCTATAGGCATTGAATTTGCTGATTTAGTGGCTTTAGGATGTGATTTACCAGTTGTAGATTTGTCGTTGCGCTATCATCGGGCAATTCGCTTAGGTATGACAGCAGTCGTCAGAACGCGCATGAGTGAGGTGACAGGTGTCCGTATTAATTGGGATTATGCGATTGAATCACCAGATAGGCAAGAGTTATACGTTACTGCCAAGGTGACATTAGTTGCGGTGGACAAAGAAAGAGGTAAAATTATGCCTCAGTTGCCTACAACTGTTCAAGATGCATTAGCGCGACTTTCGGGATCGAGGAATAATTGA
- a CDS encoding mannosyltransferase family protein, whose amino-acid sequence MPQQVVIKKAVWTNDLLYPATMWLTSRMLIWIAMLLVAPLLAVPPGGNAATFGWGVFDAWDSLHYRAIATSGYEYADDGKGHNLAFFPLFPLILRFLMAINLPFEIAGTLVNNLAFLAALYCLYFWVKEHYGKDSARWSTAVLAWCPLSMFAAVIYTEGLYLLLSTAALRAFDKQQYGWTAFWGAMATATRPTGIALIPALAIASFKQRKPPIAYVASFATAIGLVSFSLYCAIKFGDPLAFIQAQRGWRPSLGFDWLGWWKMLMQITVGTTNWKYGAIKDPLHPLLFAIIVALGYLLWRFRQKLGSAKVDYGFAALFLLLWLLAGDPLINTISVLGGIYLLWHLRTHLTLVTTIYGFCGLSLIFASGGTWSLSRLVYGIVSLSVALGMLLSRHPRWGYLTLFFFAILLVSLSIRFAQELWVG is encoded by the coding sequence ATGCCTCAACAGGTAGTGATAAAAAAAGCTGTATGGACAAATGACTTGCTCTACCCAGCAACGATGTGGCTAACAAGCCGAATGTTGATTTGGATAGCGATGTTGCTGGTTGCACCTTTATTGGCAGTACCACCAGGAGGAAATGCAGCGACATTTGGCTGGGGGGTATTTGATGCTTGGGATAGTCTACATTACCGAGCGATCGCTACTTCTGGTTATGAATACGCTGATGACGGTAAGGGACATAATCTTGCCTTTTTCCCGCTGTTTCCGTTGATCCTTCGCTTCCTGATGGCGATTAATTTGCCTTTTGAAATCGCAGGCACACTGGTAAACAACCTAGCATTTTTGGCAGCACTTTACTGCTTGTATTTTTGGGTAAAAGAGCATTACGGGAAAGATTCTGCACGGTGGTCTACTGCTGTCTTAGCTTGGTGTCCGTTGTCGATGTTTGCAGCGGTGATTTATACCGAAGGGTTATATTTATTGCTGTCTACAGCAGCTTTGCGAGCCTTTGACAAACAGCAATATGGCTGGACAGCTTTTTGGGGTGCAATGGCGACAGCAACACGTCCAACGGGGATCGCGTTGATACCCGCGTTAGCGATCGCCTCTTTTAAACAACGCAAACCACCGATTGCTTATGTCGCGTCTTTTGCGACTGCGATCGGCTTAGTTTCATTCAGCTTGTATTGTGCTATTAAATTTGGCGATCCTTTAGCGTTTATCCAAGCACAACGAGGATGGCGACCTTCTTTAGGCTTTGATTGGCTGGGTTGGTGGAAAATGCTGATGCAAATTACAGTTGGTACAACCAATTGGAAATATGGCGCAATTAAAGATCCATTACATCCGTTGTTATTTGCGATCATAGTAGCTTTGGGATATTTATTGTGGCGCTTTCGGCAAAAATTAGGTTCTGCAAAAGTAGATTATGGTTTTGCGGCTTTATTCTTATTGCTGTGGCTATTAGCAGGCGATCCGTTGATTAATACAATCTCTGTCTTGGGTGGTATTTACTTGTTGTGGCACTTACGCACTCATCTGACATTAGTTACAACTATTTATGGCTTCTGCGGGTTGAGCCTAATTTTCGCTTCTGGGGGAACTTGGTCACTAAGTCGTTTGGTCTACGGGATTGTGTCGTTAAGTGTAGCCCTCGGCATGTTATTATCTCGCCATCCTCGTTGGGGATATTTAACACTCTTCTTCTTCGCCATCTTACTCGTTAGTTTGAGTATTAGATTTGCTC